A window of the Malaclemys terrapin pileata isolate rMalTer1 chromosome 6, rMalTer1.hap1, whole genome shotgun sequence genome harbors these coding sequences:
- the FOXB2 gene encoding forkhead box protein B2 — protein sequence MPRPGKSSYSDQKPPYSYISLTAMAIQHSAEKMLPLSDIYKFIMERFPYYREHTQRWQNSLRHNLSFNDCFIKIPRRPDQPGKGSFWALHPDCGDMFENGSFLRRRKRFKVLRPEPPLPGGVPKGPAHPPHVVHYFHPQHPGKMQGLGTSEAAVAAAAAAAAAGVGRLPQFQPYGLNGSSPSSGFKHPFAIENIIGRDYKGVIQASGLPLASVMHHLGYPVSSQLSNMVSSVWPHVGVMDSMASMPVSHEYGPFGVPMKALCHPPGQTMPAVPVPIKPTPALPPVSAIPALTVNPSQICPSTSPASSSLLEQTPPTPSEGKSALHSVLVHS from the coding sequence ATGCCGAGGCCGGGGAAGAGCTCGTACAGCGACCAGAAGCCCCCCTACTCCTACATCTCGCTGACGGCCATGGCCATCCAGCACTCGGCCGAGAAGATGCTGCCCCTGAGCGACATCTACAAGTTCATCATGGAGCGCTTCCCCTACTACCGCGAGCACACGCAGCGCTGGCAGAACTCCCTGCGCCACAACCTCTCCTTCAACGACTGCTTCATCAAGATCCCGCGCCGGCCCGACCAGCCGGGCAAGGGCAGCTTCTGGGCGCTGCACCCGGACTGCGGCGACATGTTCGAGAACGGCAGCTTCCTGCGGCGCCGCAAGCGCTTCAAGGTGCTGCGCCCCGAGCCGCCGCTGCCCGGCGGGGTGCCCAAGGGCCCCGCGCACCCGCCGCACGTGGTGCACTACTTCCACCCGCAGCACCCGGGCAAGATGCAGGGCCTGGGCACCTCGGAGGCGGCCGTGGCtgccgctgccgccgccgctgcggCCGGCGTAGGGAGGCTGCCCCAGTTCCAGCCCTACGGCCTCAATGGGAGCAGCCCGTCGTCGGGCTTCAAACACCCCTTCGCCATCGAGAACATTATCGGGAGAGATTACAAGGGGGTGATCCAGGCCAGCGGGCTGCCCTTGGCTTCAGTGATGCACCATCTCGGGTACCCCGTGTCCAGCCAGCTCAGCAACATGGTCAGCTCCGTGTGGCCGCACGTGGGGGTGATGGACTCGATGGCCAGCATGCCCGTGTCTCACGAGTATGGACCATTTGGGGTGCCCATGAAGGCTCTCTGCCACCCACCCGGCCAGACTATGCCAGCGGTTCCTGTGCCCATCAAACCCACCCCGGCTCTGCCACCTGTGTCTGCCATCCCCGCTCTGACAGTCAACCCTTCGCAGATCTGCCCTTCCACTTCGCCAGCGTCTTCTTCCCTCCTTGAGCAGACTCCGCCAACCCCCTCTGAGGGCAAGAGCGCCTTACACTCTGTCCTAGTACATTCCTAA